The segment TCGAAGCGCAGCATGTCCCTGATCCACCGCGCCACGGCCAGGTTCGCGACGCCGGGCACCTCGAAATCGGCCGCCTCGCCCTTGCCGTGCTGGCTATCGGGCGTGAACAGCCGCAGGCCCGACGTGACCCGCACCGGGCCGAAGCGCGCTCGCACCGGTTCGAGGATCGAGACGCACAGATAGCGAAGCGCGAGAAGCTGCCGCGCGTCCGGCATGTTGACCAGGCCGCGCGCATCGGCCGTGGCGCTCGCGGTTAGCTCGCGCAGGGTGAAGTGCGGCGACAGGCGCAGGGCCAGCAGGGCCGGCCGGGCAACCGGATCGAGCAGCGCCGCCACCACCTTGGCCGCCGCCCGCTCGGGCCAGTCGGCATCGGGGCTCATATCCAGCAATTGCTGGGCATCCATCAGCTTCATGATCATGTCTCCGACTAGAGGGCCTGGGCATCGATCGCGGCGAGCTGCGCGCGCATGTCGGCGGGCAACTCGGGATCGAAGGGAATGGGAAGGATGTCGGCGAGCAGGGCCTTTGCCTGCCGGAGCTGCGCCGAGGTCGGCGCATGGCGCTGCACTTCGGGCAGGATCAGCATGACGACGTAGAACAGCTTGTCGGCCCGTGCCGTAACCGCCGCGCAATGATCCTTGCACTCGCGCAGGCTGTCCGCGATTTGCTGCTCTACGGCCTCCTCGCGGGCCTTGAGCTTGGCCTCCCATTCGCGATTGCCGTCCGCCCGGCTCTGCCGGCGCCGGTCAGCGCGATCGGCCAGCCAAGTCCCGACCTTGCCGATCGCGGTAGGGCCGCCGATCAGGGCCAGAAAGCCGGCCACGATTCCGATGACACCCCCGGTCGAGACACCCCCCGGCTCAGACATGCGTATTCTCCAGATATGAAAAAACCCGCACGAGGCGGGCGAGAAGGTCAGCGGTGAAGGCGCGGTCTAGGTCGCGTCGAACGGCTCACCAGCGAGCACGCGCCATGGCGTGGCCGGTGTTGGGATGATCGGCAGCGCCGCAAGCTGCTCGGGCTCCAGCTCCTCAGCCGTATAAAGGTTGGCATGCCAGCCCTCGACAGCCTCATGGATCGGCGCACCATCTTCGTCGACTTCGCCGGTCGGCACGGCGATCTCGCCGATCACGTCGATGACCATGATCAGCGCAGGGGCGATCGCGGCGGCGGCGAAGGCCACGGCAAGAGCCGCCGCATCGGCGGCGCGAAGGTCATAGCGTTTCATGCTGTGAGTCCCTGAAGATCGGCGTTGGAGATGCGTCGGTTGAAATACCGCAGCCGCCGAATATGGCCGTTGAACACGAAGCTGCCGATACGACTGCCAAGGCTCAGACGGTCGACGCCGACCGGCAGCGCACCTGCTGCGTCGGTAAGTGGTACGCCGCCATCCAGCACCGAGACGAAGTCGTCGACCTTATAGGCCGTCCCCAGGCGACGGACGTTTCCGATCATGGCCGCTGCATGGGTCAGTGCGGCCGAGGTAGCGCCGCCTGATAGATATTGCGACCTGATGCTGTTCGCGTCTGGAAGTAGCATCTGCATGGCGTTGTTGGTGGTGCCGTCGCTCGCGGCCAGGATGATATTGGCCGCCGAGAATACCGATGCTGAAACGTCGGCGATGAACGCCCCTTCCGCCGGATTGTACCAACTCGAAAAACCCGCACCCGATATAACCGGCAGGTCGGCAGAGCGTGTCACCTGACTAGCTCCGGTGAGAACATAGGAGGTGATATCGGTCCCGGCCTCAACCATGATGCCGCTGACCTTGAAGCTACGCGCGCTGTTACCCAGATATTTGATCACCCCGCAATAGGAGTTGGGCGAGGCGCTCGTGGTGATCGCCAGGCTGACCCGATAGAGACCGCCGCCATAGTCCTCGACCTTCCCGCCGTTCGCTGGGGTCGGGGAACGCACGACACCGCCCAGGTTGAACACGAAATCGTTGGACGCGTGTTGGTTGACGTCGTTGCCAAAAGCTGGAGCGCCACCATCATCCATCCGGACGAATATGCTGATGACGCGTGCGGCAGACGCGGGGACCGCATAGTTCGTCACATAGAAATAGGTTTCTTGTGACGCCGCCCTCTGCAAGGCAAGGCCAGTCCCCGCCGCAAGGCCGGCGAAGGTGGTGGTGGCGACCAGCCCGCCTCGGGTAGTCGGGAGCCCGGTCACGAACTCGCTGTCGATCAGGTAGTTCGTCCGCTGCTCCTCGATCAGCAAACCCCTGGGAGCCAGCGTGACCGGATCATAGTTGAAACGCGGGGCTTGATAGGCATCGGTCGTTGTCGGCGCGTATGTCCGGGCCTTCGTCTGGTACGTGACCGGTTCGAGCTGGGCGGCCGATAGATAGACGCCCGAGGCGCCGTCGCCGGGATAGGAGACGGTATTGTCCGCAGAACAGCAGAAGATGGCATTGTAGCCCGAGGTCTGGCGGAGCCCTTTGAGCGAGCACCGGTAGAAGCCGTTTGCCGCCGCCTCGATCGTTGCGACTGCCCCGGTACCGGTGACGGTCCCCACCACGCCCGTCGCGACGTTGAAATAGGCAGAATTGGCAGTGCTCAGTTGGAGCAGGACCCAATCGCGCCCGGCCGGCTTGGCATAAACCGACAGGACCTCATACAAGCCGACGGTGCCGACATTCTGTTGCACGTAATGGGTGCTGCTGGTCGCCGCCTCCACCAATTTATCGGCGGTGGCGGTACCGTCCGGCGCAATCGCCGCGTTTGCGACGACGGTGGCGTTGCCCTTGGTCCAGGCAGCATTGTCGAACTCTTGCGAGCGGGCAAAGAGGTTGCACGCCGCGAACGTGATCTTACCGGTCTGGTCGACCAGCGTTGCTGCGCTGGCGCGGGTAAAGCTGATCCTCGGGTCGAGCGCCGCTGATGCGAGAAAGTCGAAGTCGAGAACGAGGCCCGACATCTCCCCCGCGCCGAGATCGTCGAAGGCGAGCCACTTATTCGCCGCGACCTTCATCACCGTAGCGACCGAACCTTGGGCGCGGAGCTTGTAGCCGGGGGTCGCGACGATCGTCACGCCGACTGCGCCGGTCAGACGTACTTCGCCCGCCCCCAATCCGGCAATCCTAAACCAACCCCCGACCGGCCAGATCAGATCGTTGTCGGCGGAGATCAACATGCTCAGCGCCCCAGCCTGATCCGCCATGAGCCAAAGGCTCTGATCGGCCTCGGCGAGCGAGTAGAGCGTGCCCGAGATCGGCTTGATCCCTTGGGTTATCCGCTTGTTGGTCAGCGTCTGCGCATCGCTGGTGCCGACGATCGCCCCGGTGGGCGCGGCCTTCGGCGTTCCCCATGCCGATCCGGTTGATACCGGGATGCCCGCGCCCGGATAAACCATCGGCGCCGCTAGTGCTGCATCGCGGGCGGTTTCCGCCGCCGCCTTGGCCGAGACGGCAGCGTCGCGCGCCGTTTCGGCTTGCACCTTGGCGGCGCCGGCTGTCGTCGCCGATCCGGCGGCTTCCCCGGCCTTGGTGGTGGCAATGGTAGCCGAGCCCGCCGCCGCTACGGCATAGCCCTCGGCTTCGTCGAGGATTTCCCCTGCCACGTCTGCCGCGCCATTCGCCAGCTCACGCTCGCGGCAGGGGTAATAGACCGTGTTCCCGCTTCCATCGAGCAGCGGGTAATAGCCGAGCGGCCCGTGCGTCGGATCGGTCGACGGCTTGCCGTCCGCGTCGAAGCTGTCCGGATCGGTGACGCTGCCGGCAATCAGGTTGAAATTATACTGGCGCAGGGCGTCGCTGGCGTCGGCGAGATCGCCGACTCGCGCCGCCAGGGCCACCAGGGTAGGATTGTCGATTTCAGGCATGCGCCATCCTTCAGGGCAGGGGTGGATATCCGGCGGTGATGTCGATCGCGGCGAGTGCCGCTTCGTCCTCTGCCGCGTCGATCAGGGCACGGATCGCGGTTCCGGCATCCTGACAGGCTTGCAGATGGGCCTCGACCGCATCGCCGATCGCGATCATCTGCGCCGCGTCGAGCGTCACGACGCTGTTGTCCGCGAGGGTCCATTCCTTCGACCAGGGTTCCCCGGTCATCTGCGCGCGCGTGGCAGACAAGGCCGCGCCTGCGACAAAGAGCTGGCTGTTGCTGACCGGATCGTTGCGCGTGTCGACGACGCCGACGCCCGGCACCAAGCACCCGCCGGTCATGCGCATGAAGCGGATGTCCTTTGCCTCGCTCCACCGTGCCGACCGCAGTTCCTCCAGCGCGGTGTCGTCGGGAATGAAGCTGGAGCCATCGGCCGAGATCGTGCCGGGCCGCAGGTCGGCCCGGTCGAGCCGCACCGCTACCTCGCCCTCGCGGAGCCAATGCGGCAGCAGCGCGACCGTTTCCTCGCAATACGTCCGCACGGCCTCGCCGGGCCTGCCCAGCACATAGCCAAGCACGCGCTCTTCCATCGGGTCTGGGGCGACCATCCCGCTCACCTCTTGCTGATCAGATAGACGACGCCACAACCGGCATTCATGTAGACGCCGCTGGTCCCGCCATTGAACTGCGGCTCGATATAATGGGTGCCGGCGGCGAGCCCACTGAACACCGTCGCGAACA is part of the Rhizorhabdus wittichii RW1 genome and harbors:
- a CDS encoding Peptidase M15A (PFAM: Peptidase M15A) produces the protein MKLMDAQQLLDMSPDADWPERAAAKVVAALLDPVARPALLALRLSPHFTLRELTASATADARGLVNMPDARQLLALRYLCVSILEPVRARFGPVRVTSGLRLFTPDSQHGKGEAADFEVPGVANLAVARWIRDMLRFDQLILEAWSPGAANAGWVHCSARPDRARKSVLRTPTGKAPYFAGLPA